From a single Mucilaginibacter terrenus genomic region:
- the namA gene encoding NADPH dehydrogenase NamA, which yields MPHLFSPLKIKSIELRNRIVVSPMCQYSSTDGFANNWHLVHLGSRAIGGAGLIITEATAVSPEGRISYADLGIWKDEHIAKLKEITNFIEKQGAVAGIQLAHAGRKASHSQPWTGGAQIPAEHENGWQTLGPSPVAFSASEQPPVELDKREIARIIDDFKSATVRALAAGFKVIELHGAHGYLLNAFLSPLSNLRTDEYGGSFENRIRFVLETVEAVQEVWPEEYPLFVRISASEWTEGGWTIDDSVALAKILKEKGVDFIDCSSGGNVSGVRIPLKPGYQVEFAQAVKEQAGIPTGAVGLITTPEQADAIITTGQADLVFLARELLRDPHFPLRAAHQLGQEIKWPLQYERAKW from the coding sequence ATGCCGCATCTTTTTTCTCCCTTAAAAATCAAAAGTATTGAATTGCGTAACCGGATAGTAGTGTCGCCAATGTGCCAGTACTCCAGCACTGATGGATTTGCTAATAATTGGCACCTGGTACATCTGGGCAGCCGCGCAATTGGGGGAGCCGGATTAATTATTACTGAAGCTACAGCGGTATCTCCTGAGGGGCGTATTTCTTATGCTGATCTTGGAATATGGAAAGACGAACATATTGCAAAGTTAAAGGAGATTACTAATTTTATTGAGAAACAAGGTGCAGTAGCAGGCATTCAACTTGCTCACGCAGGCCGTAAAGCCAGCCACTCGCAACCCTGGACAGGCGGAGCACAAATACCTGCCGAGCACGAAAATGGCTGGCAAACACTTGGCCCAAGCCCGGTGGCTTTTTCTGCATCGGAGCAGCCGCCGGTTGAACTCGACAAGCGTGAAATAGCAAGGATAATTGACGATTTTAAATCAGCAACAGTGCGTGCGCTTGCAGCCGGGTTTAAGGTGATTGAACTACATGGTGCACATGGCTATTTGTTAAACGCCTTCTTGTCGCCACTAAGCAACCTTCGTACAGATGAATATGGTGGCTCATTTGAGAACAGGATACGCTTTGTGTTGGAAACCGTTGAAGCTGTGCAGGAAGTTTGGCCGGAGGAATATCCGCTGTTTGTGCGTATATCTGCAAGCGAGTGGACCGAAGGCGGCTGGACAATAGATGATTCTGTAGCGCTGGCGAAAATATTAAAGGAAAAAGGCGTAGATTTTATCGATTGCTCCAGCGGTGGTAATGTATCCGGGGTTCGTATCCCTTTAAAGCCAGGTTACCAGGTGGAGTTTGCACAGGCTGTTAAAGAGCAGGCAGGTATCCCAACAGGTGCTGTGGGGCTTATTACAACACCAGAACAGGCTGATGCTATTATCACAACCGGCCAGGCCGATCTGGTATTTTTAGCACGCGAACTGCTTCGCGATCCGCATTTTCCTCTACGTGCTGCGCATCAATTGGGTCAGGAAATTAAATGGCCGTTGCAATACGAGCGGGCTAAATGGTAA
- a CDS encoding AI-2E family transporter, which yields MGIKIKDQPFYIQSTAVLFGLVLVVYALATLSEILIPLAFAAFLAILLNPLANRMQKWGVPRVLSIVLALSVAFITVALVFYFLSTQIIQFGDSLPMLKQKLGEVTITVKQWINTTFGVPITKQDQMVKEALNNSQAMLGKTLGGLLGTLAIVFLLPVYIFFMLLYKTLILNFLYEVFAEENSTKVSEVLKETKGAIQSYIVGLLIEMIIVAAMNSLALVLLGVKYGILIGCIGAILNLIPYLGGIIAIALPVLMATVTKDGFSTQLGVIGAYIVIQFIDNNILVPRIVSSKVQINALMSIVVVLLGNQLWGLSGMFLSIPFVAVLKIIFDRIEELKPWGKLLGDNIPTRHMGEMLRNRLKRKAVLPQNQQP from the coding sequence ATGGGAATTAAAATAAAGGATCAACCTTTTTACATACAAAGCACAGCCGTGCTATTCGGGCTCGTATTAGTTGTTTACGCGTTAGCAACACTCAGCGAGATACTTATACCACTTGCATTTGCCGCATTCCTGGCGATACTGCTTAACCCACTTGCAAACCGTATGCAGAAATGGGGGGTACCAAGGGTACTTTCAATTGTACTGGCATTGTCTGTAGCGTTTATTACTGTAGCTTTAGTATTCTATTTCCTGTCTACCCAGATCATCCAGTTTGGAGATTCACTTCCTATGCTTAAGCAAAAGCTTGGCGAGGTCACCATTACTGTAAAGCAATGGATAAATACCACCTTTGGCGTTCCTATAACCAAACAGGACCAAATGGTAAAGGAAGCACTAAACAACAGCCAGGCTATGTTAGGCAAAACTTTGGGTGGCTTGCTGGGAACACTTGCTATTGTATTCCTGTTGCCGGTTTACATATTCTTCATGCTGCTTTACAAGACATTGATCCTGAATTTCCTGTACGAAGTTTTTGCCGAAGAAAACTCTACCAAGGTAAGTGAGGTACTTAAAGAGACAAAAGGTGCCATCCAAAGCTATATAGTTGGCTTGTTGATAGAAATGATAATTGTAGCTGCCATGAACTCGCTGGCACTGGTACTATTAGGTGTAAAGTATGGTATTCTGATAGGATGCATTGGTGCTATACTTAACCTGATCCCCTATCTGGGAGGTATTATAGCTATCGCTTTACCGGTGTTAATGGCAACCGTTACCAAGGATGGCTTTTCAACACAGCTGGGTGTGATAGGTGCGTATATAGTTATCCAGTTTATAGATAACAATATATTAGTACCAAGAATCGTATCGTCCAAGGTTCAGATAAACGCCTTAATGTCAATAGTTGTGGTACTGCTGGGCAATCAGCTATGGGGCCTGTCGGGTATGTTCCTGTCTATTCCTTTTGTAGCAGTACTAAAGATCATTTTCGACCGTATAGAGGAACTGAAACCGTGGGGTAAACTTCTCGGTGATAACATTCCCACTCGGCACATGGGAGAAATGCTTCGAAACAGGTTAAAAAGAAAGGCAGTATTGCCTCAAAACCAGCAGCCTTAA
- a CDS encoding DUF4230 domain-containing protein gives MLVALVITGFLVFLFFYIKHQFTTTRTEVSEDVMVSRIVSMGKLELVKYAMKDVVEKKELHIILPDSRVLFVAVGEVTACIDLTKVKKADIVQHGQDSVSVTLPKPEICYVKLDHQKSRVYDVSGVWFPNKAKTMVEDVYKIAEKKMLTTAGQMNLLGRAQKNASLIFQPFLENVSNKKVVIQFK, from the coding sequence TTGCTGGTAGCCCTTGTGATTACCGGCTTCCTGGTGTTCCTGTTTTTCTACATCAAACATCAGTTTACCACAACAAGGACAGAAGTGAGCGAAGACGTTATGGTATCCCGCATAGTATCAATGGGGAAACTTGAACTTGTAAAATATGCAATGAAAGATGTAGTTGAAAAAAAGGAGCTACATATTATACTCCCTGATTCGAGAGTGTTGTTTGTTGCTGTAGGCGAGGTTACCGCATGTATAGATCTTACAAAAGTTAAAAAGGCCGACATTGTACAGCACGGCCAGGACAGTGTTTCTGTTACACTGCCAAAACCGGAAATTTGCTATGTAAAACTTGATCATCAGAAATCAAGGGTGTATGATGTTTCGGGTGTTTGGTTCCCCAATAAAGCTAAAACTATGGTAGAGGATGTATATAAAATTGCCGAGAAAAAGATGCTTACAACTGCCGGGCAGATGAACCTGCTCGGTCGGGCTCAAAAAAACGCTTCGCTTATTTTCCAGCCCTTCCTGGAAAACGTGTCCAACAAAAAAGTGGTCATACAATTCAAATAA
- a CDS encoding transporter, protein MKKILALLFTCFCFCSSLQAQNYTYQQDNNKAFSIGLDMPVAIRNEFFTVGAGASIKGEYPIGENLSVTAAGGYQILRVKDAYRTEEGPNKAGAFIPVKAGVKYFLGDGLYFEGEGGISIETNYAKRKYAVIALGPGLMVPMKNRSSIDFSLRYEDWGSSRIKVLGIRAAYRFDWL, encoded by the coding sequence ATGAAAAAAATCCTAGCCCTACTTTTTACATGTTTTTGTTTTTGCTCTTCGTTGCAAGCGCAAAACTATACGTATCAACAGGACAACAATAAAGCTTTTAGTATTGGCCTGGACATGCCTGTAGCTATCCGGAACGAGTTTTTCACTGTTGGTGCAGGTGCCTCTATCAAAGGAGAATACCCCATCGGCGAAAACCTGAGTGTAACTGCAGCCGGGGGATACCAAATACTTCGTGTTAAAGATGCTTATCGTACCGAGGAAGGCCCTAATAAAGCTGGTGCTTTTATACCTGTAAAGGCCGGGGTAAAATACTTCCTTGGAGATGGCTTATACTTTGAAGGTGAAGGTGGTATATCTATAGAAACCAATTACGCTAAACGCAAATATGCAGTTATTGCGCTTGGGCCTGGTTTAATGGTGCCTATGAAAAATCGCAGCAGTATAGATTTTTCGCTGCGTTACGAAGACTGGGGCAGCTCACGTATAAAGGTACTGGGCATAAGGGCTGCTTATCGTTTTGACTGGTTGTAA
- a CDS encoding tetratricopeptide repeat-containing sensor histidine kinase, with translation MKPALILVVIINIISTHALAYQPAQSVNKLKAKLLAKGKQTDTAAVNILNTIAEEFYESAPDSTVHYAENAFAIANKLNYTRGKADAYVQLASVNNFRGQYAAGTVNYNKALQLYRSNKDQLGVSKAFMGLGSIQDYLGNYTVALNYYEKALAIRKQLGNQQEVANSYAIIGITYDNKGQFTKALDNYFKSLNIDLKLNNHLAAADNYCNIGVVMQHLELWDKAMDYFNKANALWLRLDDKQGISTISQNIGEVLMSQKKFNEANTYFQKALKDYLILGDQDGISLVYYDLGIVNYHLQKTDSAIFYLKKSLESATANNIQYNMAYAYEGLALVYNLEKRYSEAYAHALSAQKLAGKLQSLNTQADATLQVSNALAGLKQFDKAYEQHRLYTSLRDSLKNDETLQKFASYNMAIDFENSQRKAVVKEAQLVKKIEQQRVANTIYAIVIVIITIMMIIYYNAKRKQLKANAMLAEKNREVLEQAEELNGLNTLKDRLISILAHDLRAPLSTLRGMFTLLTQHDITPEEFAEMVPLVSGKLEHTSDFLDTLLFWINSQVDNITDTTKNFCLSDVVKVELETLQDQLKQKNITAINSVTTGHVVMADPNSIRIVVHNFLTNSIKFSHENSLIEIKAQVINGEVLFMVKDHGIGMSTDQLGKLFKRKVESQPGTKNERGTGMGLIFCKDLVEKYNGRIWAKSDLNAGTELGFALASASSVVENSPKLV, from the coding sequence TTGAAGCCGGCACTGATATTAGTTGTTATCATAAACATAATTAGCACGCATGCGCTTGCCTATCAACCGGCTCAATCTGTTAATAAACTTAAGGCCAAATTACTTGCGAAAGGGAAGCAAACTGATACCGCTGCTGTAAACATCCTTAATACCATTGCTGAAGAGTTTTACGAAAGCGCACCTGATAGTACAGTGCATTATGCAGAAAACGCATTTGCAATTGCAAACAAGCTCAACTATACCCGTGGTAAAGCAGACGCGTACGTGCAGCTAGCATCCGTTAATAACTTCCGAGGCCAATATGCTGCAGGTACGGTAAATTACAATAAAGCACTGCAACTGTATCGCTCGAATAAAGACCAACTTGGTGTAAGTAAAGCGTTCATGGGCCTGGGCAGCATTCAGGATTATCTTGGCAACTACACCGTAGCGCTAAATTACTACGAAAAGGCTCTTGCAATACGCAAGCAGTTGGGCAATCAACAGGAAGTGGCTAATAGTTATGCTATTATAGGTATTACTTATGATAATAAGGGGCAGTTCACAAAAGCGCTCGACAACTATTTCAAGTCGTTGAATATTGATCTAAAGCTTAATAACCATCTTGCAGCTGCGGACAATTATTGCAATATCGGTGTGGTAATGCAGCATCTGGAGCTTTGGGACAAAGCGATGGATTACTTCAACAAAGCAAATGCTTTGTGGCTGCGCTTGGACGATAAGCAGGGTATAAGTACCATCAGCCAGAACATTGGCGAGGTGCTGATGTCGCAAAAGAAGTTTAATGAGGCAAATACTTACTTTCAAAAGGCACTTAAAGATTACCTGATCCTGGGCGACCAGGACGGCATAAGCCTGGTGTATTATGATCTCGGTATAGTAAATTATCATCTGCAAAAAACTGATTCAGCTATATTTTATCTCAAGAAGTCACTCGAGTCGGCAACTGCAAACAACATTCAGTATAACATGGCCTATGCCTACGAAGGTTTGGCACTTGTTTACAATCTGGAAAAGAGATATTCCGAAGCATACGCTCACGCGCTTTCGGCTCAGAAACTTGCCGGCAAACTACAAAGCCTGAATACACAAGCCGATGCTACACTGCAGGTAAGCAACGCATTGGCTGGTTTAAAGCAATTTGATAAAGCTTACGAGCAGCATCGCCTTTATACAAGCCTGCGTGATAGCTTAAAAAACGACGAAACGCTGCAAAAATTCGCTTCTTACAACATGGCGATAGACTTTGAGAACAGTCAAAGGAAAGCCGTAGTTAAAGAGGCTCAACTGGTAAAGAAAATAGAGCAGCAACGGGTTGCAAACACCATCTACGCAATAGTAATTGTGATTATTACCATTATGATGATCATCTATTACAATGCTAAACGTAAACAGCTAAAAGCAAATGCCATGCTTGCCGAAAAAAATAGGGAAGTGCTTGAGCAAGCAGAAGAACTTAACGGACTAAATACGCTTAAAGACAGGCTCATTAGCATACTGGCACATGACCTGCGTGCACCGCTTAGTACGTTAAGGGGAATGTTTACGCTGCTAACCCAACATGATATTACGCCGGAGGAATTTGCCGAGATGGTCCCTTTAGTATCTGGCAAACTGGAACATACCTCCGATTTCCTGGACACCCTCCTCTTTTGGATAAACAGCCAGGTGGATAACATTACGGATACGACCAAAAACTTCTGTTTAAGTGATGTAGTGAAAGTTGAATTGGAGACTTTACAAGATCAGTTAAAGCAAAAAAACATAACCGCCATCAACTCTGTAACAACCGGGCACGTGGTTATGGCAGACCCCAATTCGATAAGGATAGTGGTACACAACTTTCTTACTAATTCTATCAAGTTCTCGCATGAGAACAGCTTAATAGAAATCAAGGCTCAAGTTATAAACGGCGAAGTACTATTTATGGTGAAAGACCATGGCATTGGAATGAGTACCGATCAATTAGGTAAACTGTTTAAGCGCAAAGTGGAAAGTCAACCAGGTACAAAAAATGAGCGTGGTACGGGCATGGGCTTAATCTTTTGTAAGGACCTTGTTGAGAAGTATAACGGCAGGATATGGGCCAAAAGCGATCTTAATGCCGGCACCGAGTTGGGTTTCGCGCTCGCTTCCGCGTCATCGGTGGTAGAGAATTCACCTAAACTGGTGTAA
- a CDS encoding ATP-binding cassette domain-containing protein, whose amino-acid sequence MSIKVDTLTKIYGHQKAVDGISFSADTGVLGFLGPNGAGKSTTMKMLTCFIPPTSGAASVCGFDIGQQPLEVKRNIGYLPESNPLYTEMYVKEALGFTAGIHQLHNPQKRIAEVIELTGLGPEQHKKIAQLSKGYRQRVGLAQAILHDPKVLILDEPTSGLDPNQLIGIRQLITDLGKTKTVVLSTHIMQEVEAVCNRVIIINKGEIVANDSLSNIRLANNNKSLEGIFIELTNQIVAK is encoded by the coding sequence ATGAGCATTAAGGTAGATACACTCACCAAAATTTATGGCCACCAGAAAGCTGTTGATGGCATATCTTTTTCTGCCGATACAGGTGTGCTTGGTTTTTTAGGGCCGAATGGCGCAGGGAAATCTACCACCATGAAAATGCTTACCTGCTTTATACCGCCCACAAGTGGCGCTGCATCTGTATGCGGGTTTGACATTGGCCAACAGCCTTTAGAGGTTAAGAGGAATATTGGTTACCTGCCCGAGAGTAACCCGCTATACACCGAGATGTATGTTAAGGAAGCGCTTGGATTTACCGCAGGCATACATCAGCTGCACAATCCTCAAAAGCGCATTGCTGAAGTTATAGAGCTTACCGGGCTTGGGCCGGAGCAGCACAAGAAAATAGCACAGCTATCAAAAGGTTACCGGCAGCGTGTAGGGCTGGCACAGGCTATACTGCACGACCCAAAGGTGCTTATACTAGACGAGCCAACCTCCGGCCTTGATCCTAACCAGCTTATTGGCATCCGCCAGTTGATAACCGACTTGGGTAAAACCAAAACAGTAGTACTATCTACCCATATTATGCAGGAGGTAGAGGCAGTTTGCAACCGCGTTATAATTATCAACAAAGGGGAAATTGTAGCTAATGATAGTTTAAGTAACATCAGGTTAGCGAATAATAATAAGTCGCTGGAGGGTATTTTCATCGAACTTACCAACCAAATTGTAGCGAAATAA
- a CDS encoding glycine--tRNA ligase encodes MSNTTEDIFKNVIAHAKEYGFVFPSSEIYDGLSAVYDYGQNGSELKNNLKTYWWKAMVQMNDNIVGIDSAIFMHPTIWKASGHVDGFSDPMIDNKDSKKRYRADQLLEDRIASLDEEGKTSEAEELQLEMDNALKAENLPRLRELIIEQNIKCPVSGTANWTDVRQFNLMFSTQVGAIADESDTIYLRPETAQGIFVNYLNVQKSGRMKIPFGIAQIGKAFRNEVIARQFIIRMREFEQMEMQFFVRPGTQREWFDKWKETRLKWHLALGTAPEKYRYHEHTKLAHYADAAYDIEFNFPFGFKEVEGIHSRTDFDLSQHEKFSRKKMQYFDPEVDPETGKPYGNYVPYVIETSIGLDRMFLLTLINAYEEEDLSTEERQDSRTVLRLHPCLAPVKAAIFPLTKKDGLPEKAREIMDSLKLDFNLQYEEKDAIGKRYRRQDAIGTPFCITVDHQTLEDNTVTIRHRDTMAQERVPADQLDKIIGDLVSWKNVL; translated from the coding sequence ATGAGTAATACCACCGAAGACATTTTTAAGAATGTTATTGCACATGCCAAGGAGTATGGCTTTGTTTTTCCGTCCAGCGAGATCTATGATGGCCTCAGCGCCGTTTACGACTACGGCCAAAATGGTTCGGAATTAAAGAACAACCTGAAAACCTACTGGTGGAAGGCCATGGTGCAGATGAACGATAATATTGTTGGTATAGACTCCGCCATATTTATGCACCCAACCATCTGGAAAGCAAGCGGTCACGTAGACGGCTTCAGCGACCCGATGATTGATAATAAAGACAGCAAAAAACGTTACCGGGCAGACCAATTACTGGAGGACCGTATAGCCAGCTTAGACGAAGAAGGCAAAACCAGCGAAGCTGAAGAGTTACAGTTGGAAATGGACAACGCTTTAAAAGCCGAGAACCTGCCCCGTTTACGCGAACTCATAATTGAGCAGAATATTAAATGCCCGGTTAGCGGCACTGCCAACTGGACAGATGTACGCCAGTTTAACCTGATGTTCAGCACCCAGGTAGGCGCCATTGCTGATGAATCGGACACCATTTACCTGCGCCCGGAAACTGCACAGGGTATTTTTGTTAATTACCTTAACGTTCAAAAATCCGGCAGGATGAAGATCCCTTTTGGTATTGCCCAAATTGGTAAGGCATTCCGCAACGAGGTGATCGCCCGCCAGTTCATCATCCGCATGCGTGAGTTTGAGCAAATGGAGATGCAGTTCTTTGTTCGCCCGGGCACACAGCGCGAGTGGTTTGACAAGTGGAAAGAAACCCGCCTGAAATGGCACCTTGCCCTTGGCACAGCTCCTGAAAAGTACCGCTACCACGAACATACCAAGCTGGCACATTATGCTGATGCCGCGTACGACATAGAGTTTAACTTTCCGTTCGGCTTTAAAGAGGTTGAAGGCATACACAGCCGTACTGACTTTGATTTGAGCCAACACGAGAAGTTCTCACGCAAGAAAATGCAATACTTCGACCCGGAAGTTGACCCGGAAACAGGCAAACCTTACGGTAATTACGTGCCATACGTAATAGAGACTTCGATAGGGCTTGACCGTATGTTCCTGCTTACGCTGATCAACGCTTACGAAGAAGAAGACCTGAGCACTGAAGAAAGACAGGACAGCCGTACCGTGCTGCGCCTGCACCCTTGCCTGGCACCAGTTAAGGCAGCTATATTCCCGCTAACCAAGAAAGATGGCCTGCCGGAAAAAGCCCGCGAGATAATGGATAGCCTTAAACTCGATTTCAACCTGCAATACGAAGAAAAGGATGCTATCGGCAAGCGTTACCGCCGCCAGGATGCAATCGGCACGCCTTTCTGTATTACGGTTGACCATCAAACATTAGAAGATAACACCGTTACCATCCGCCACCGCGATACCATGGCACAGGAACGTGTTCCTGCCGACCAGCTGGATAAGATTATTGGCGATCTGGTAAGCTGGAAGAACGTTTTATAG
- a CDS encoding M16 family metallopeptidase yields the protein MKKIKLLGLLAIAAIIGAGTAKAQNKPYETIVSGVKVIVQPSGNDIVVVQTAIKGGVQNYPAEKMGIESMAINALTECGTLKHDKNTFKNALDKVSAQVYGYDTKDYALISMNCIKSDFNTVWPLYAEAITQPAFNPKEFERIKQDAINNLKSNDAQPDAAIDKYADKVAFKGRDYAKDPDGTVAILQALTAAETKAYYNKILTRSRMVIVVVADLPRADIEAKIAAMLAGVKQGTPFTPKKEFFRVYKNTFSSEKRDLATNYVEGITSGPAPGTPDYNAFNVAMRIFADKHFLDIRTNNGLSYAPQAWFSTGTTATARFSVSTTQPDKYIAVFDKLVDGIKSKGFANDEVANMKVTYLTGFYYKNETNEAQAASLISNEVLHNNWMRSITLVDEVKKLTTAQVSDAFRKYIGNIVWVYQGDTKKVNPLLFTNGTLNKGDNPVSH from the coding sequence ATGAAAAAGATAAAATTATTAGGGCTGCTTGCAATAGCAGCTATAATTGGCGCCGGTACTGCTAAGGCGCAAAATAAGCCTTATGAAACTATAGTTAGCGGTGTAAAGGTTATTGTACAGCCAAGCGGTAACGATATTGTGGTCGTACAAACTGCTATAAAGGGCGGTGTGCAAAACTATCCTGCCGAAAAGATGGGTATTGAATCTATGGCGATTAATGCACTTACCGAATGCGGAACACTAAAACATGATAAAAATACATTTAAGAATGCGCTTGATAAAGTAAGCGCACAGGTATATGGTTATGATACTAAAGATTATGCTTTGATTAGTATGAACTGTATCAAAAGCGATTTTAATACAGTTTGGCCGCTTTATGCCGAAGCTATTACGCAGCCAGCCTTTAACCCCAAAGAGTTTGAGCGGATAAAACAGGACGCCATAAACAACCTGAAATCTAACGATGCGCAGCCCGATGCAGCTATAGATAAATACGCCGATAAAGTGGCATTTAAAGGACGTGACTATGCTAAAGACCCGGATGGTACCGTGGCTATCTTACAGGCGCTTACCGCTGCTGAAACAAAGGCATACTACAATAAAATACTTACCAGGTCAAGAATGGTGATCGTTGTTGTGGCCGACCTGCCAAGGGCAGATATAGAGGCTAAAATAGCTGCAATGCTGGCCGGTGTTAAACAAGGCACTCCTTTTACACCTAAGAAGGAGTTTTTCCGTGTTTATAAAAACACATTTTCGTCTGAAAAACGCGATCTGGCAACAAATTATGTAGAAGGAATTACCAGCGGCCCGGCACCCGGTACCCCGGATTATAACGCCTTTAATGTGGCAATGCGCATTTTTGCTGATAAACATTTTTTGGATATACGCACCAACAATGGCCTGTCTTATGCTCCTCAGGCCTGGTTCAGTACCGGCACCACCGCTACAGCTAGATTTTCCGTATCAACTACGCAGCCCGACAAATACATAGCCGTATTTGATAAACTGGTAGACGGCATAAAATCAAAAGGCTTTGCTAATGATGAAGTAGCAAATATGAAAGTCACTTACCTCACAGGTTTTTATTATAAGAACGAAACCAACGAAGCACAGGCTGCATCACTTATTTCTAACGAGGTGCTGCACAACAACTGGATGCGTTCGATAACGCTTGTTGATGAAGTAAAAAAACTCACCACGGCACAGGTGAGTGACGCATTCCGCAAGTACATAGGTAATATTGTTTGGGTATACCAGGGAGATACCAAAAAGGTGAACCCTTTATTGTTTACCAACGGTACGCTAAACAAAGGAGACAATCCTGTCAGTCACTAA
- a CDS encoding OsmC family protein, with translation MKRTANAHWNGTLQEGKGEITTQSTILNKTQYSFKTRFADGIGTNPEELIAAAHAGCFTMAVGAALTQQGITPGDLTTDAILDLDMQALEIKGIHLELKASVIDGVDEAKFKEVAEGAKAGCIVSKALSVPITLNVTYA, from the coding sequence ATGAAACGTACAGCAAATGCACATTGGAACGGCACCCTGCAAGAAGGCAAGGGCGAGATAACCACTCAAAGCACTATCCTTAACAAAACACAATATTCTTTTAAAACCCGCTTTGCCGATGGCATTGGCACCAACCCTGAAGAACTAATAGCTGCAGCTCATGCAGGATGCTTTACAATGGCAGTTGGTGCTGCGCTTACACAGCAAGGCATTACACCAGGCGACCTTACTACTGATGCTATCCTTGATCTGGATATGCAAGCGCTGGAAATTAAAGGCATTCACCTGGAGCTTAAAGCATCAGTAATAGACGGTGTTGACGAAGCTAAATTTAAAGAAGTAGCTGAAGGCGCAAAGGCAGGCTGTATAGTGTCTAAAGCTTTAAGCGTGCCAATTACTTTAAACGTTACATACGCGTAA
- a CDS encoding M16 family metallopeptidase produces the protein MMAKLIKLLTAGAVGILCSVCAVAQPKLPQGYFWKKLPNGLEVVVIENSKVPLATIEIAVKNGAYTEGPEYSGLSHLFEHMFFKANKDYPDQEKFLKRTQELGAIWNGTTDVERVNYFFTFDKDSLNAGLKFMNAAIRFPIYREEDMKKERPVVDGEFQRAESSPYFQLYYEVSKGLWGDLITRKMPIGVHEIINTATPEKMMIIKDKYYFPNNSLLTICGDVKHEDAFKKAEDIFGNWASSGFNPHEKYPIPPFKPLDKSQWIVKETTIAQTPYMEVAWQGPAYVIDSASTVAADVFSTILGLNSSKLQQALVDKGLASSASVSYTTSHYTGAITLFVVPNPNKLKECYTEVTNQVSQWNKPDYYTDEQLTDAKAILLRNHSREMEKPSSLPSQLSFMWCSTSLDYGTNLTDNYQKVTRADIAKYVNGYITNKPFVAGMVINPEMAKASNVNAYFKAK, from the coding sequence ATGATGGCCAAACTTATCAAATTATTAACCGCTGGCGCAGTCGGAATCCTATGTTCCGTGTGTGCTGTCGCCCAGCCGAAGCTCCCCCAGGGATATTTCTGGAAAAAATTGCCGAACGGACTTGAAGTTGTCGTGATCGAGAACAGCAAAGTGCCACTGGCTACCATTGAGATCGCCGTAAAGAACGGCGCTTACACAGAAGGGCCCGAATATAGCGGTCTCTCTCACCTTTTTGAGCACATGTTCTTTAAAGCCAACAAGGATTATCCCGACCAGGAGAAGTTCCTGAAGCGTACGCAGGAACTTGGCGCCATTTGGAACGGCACTACCGATGTAGAGCGGGTAAACTACTTTTTTACTTTCGACAAAGACAGCCTGAACGCAGGCCTTAAGTTTATGAATGCCGCTATACGTTTTCCTATATACCGGGAAGAAGATATGAAAAAGGAGCGGCCCGTAGTCGACGGTGAGTTTCAGCGCGCAGAGAGCAGCCCGTATTTTCAGTTATACTATGAAGTAAGCAAAGGCCTTTGGGGGGACCTGATCACCCGTAAGATGCCGATTGGTGTACACGAGATTATCAACACAGCTACGCCTGAAAAGATGATGATCATCAAAGATAAGTACTACTTCCCCAATAATAGCTTGCTTACCATCTGCGGGGACGTAAAGCACGAGGACGCATTTAAGAAAGCGGAGGATATTTTTGGCAACTGGGCCAGCAGTGGCTTTAACCCTCATGAGAAGTACCCAATACCGCCCTTTAAACCACTTGATAAAAGCCAGTGGATAGTAAAGGAAACCACAATAGCTCAAACACCCTACATGGAAGTTGCCTGGCAAGGGCCAGCTTACGTTATCGATTCGGCATCAACTGTAGCTGCGGATGTATTCTCGACCATTTTAGGGCTAAACTCATCAAAATTGCAGCAAGCCCTTGTTGATAAAGGCTTAGCTTCCAGCGCTAGTGTAAGCTATACCACCAGCCACTATACAGGCGCTATAACCTTATTTGTGGTGCCTAACCCGAATAAGCTAAAAGAATGTTATACCGAAGTTACGAACCAGGTGAGCCAGTGGAATAAACCCGATTACTATACCGATGAACAGTTAACCGACGCAAAAGCCATATTGCTGCGTAACCATAGCCGCGAAATGGAAAAGCCATCAAGCCTGCCAAGTCAGTTAAGCTTTATGTGGTGCAGTACTTCCCTTGATTATGGTACCAACCTAACTGATAATTACCAGAAGGTTACCCGTGCTGACATAGCTAAGTATGTTAACGGATATATAACCAACAAGCCTTTTGTAGCAGGCATGGTTATCAACCCCGAAATGGCAAAAGCCAGCAATGTAAATGCCTATTTTAAAGCTAAATAA